From a region of the Tenggerimyces flavus genome:
- a CDS encoding ABC transporter permease, which yields MGAYILRRLIAMIPTIFLISLVAFLIIQLPPGDFLDTVIANMQKAGQTVQPEAVAALRERYALDQPLLGQYLHWFTSIITRGDFGSSMLYGRPVWDLIAERMPLTLLLGISTVLFGWIVSLPAGIYSAVKKYTVPDYVMTALAFLGIAIPGFLLALTVAFLQFKYGGKAVGGMFSPEYAEADWNLGKLLDFLDHLWLPVLVLSIGGIGGTIRILRANLLDELRKPYVVTARSRGLSERRLIANYPVRVALNPFIATIGWLIPALFDGEVLVATVLGLETTGPLLLRSLESQDMYLAGSIIFIACVLTVIGTLISDILLALIDPRVRAGVI from the coding sequence ATGGGTGCGTACATCCTGCGTCGACTCATCGCGATGATCCCGACGATCTTCCTGATCTCGTTGGTCGCGTTCCTCATCATCCAGCTGCCGCCGGGTGACTTCCTCGACACCGTCATCGCCAACATGCAGAAGGCCGGGCAGACAGTCCAGCCGGAGGCGGTCGCGGCGCTGCGCGAACGGTACGCGCTCGACCAGCCGCTGCTCGGTCAGTATCTGCACTGGTTCACCAGCATCATCACGCGCGGCGACTTCGGCTCGTCGATGCTGTACGGCCGGCCGGTGTGGGACCTGATCGCCGAGCGGATGCCGCTGACGCTGCTGCTCGGCATCTCCACGGTGCTGTTCGGCTGGATCGTGTCGCTGCCGGCCGGCATCTACTCGGCGGTGAAGAAGTACACCGTTCCCGACTACGTGATGACCGCGCTGGCGTTCCTCGGCATCGCGATCCCGGGCTTCCTGCTGGCGCTCACGGTCGCCTTCCTGCAGTTCAAGTACGGCGGGAAGGCGGTCGGCGGGATGTTCTCGCCCGAGTACGCCGAGGCGGACTGGAACCTCGGCAAGCTGCTCGACTTCCTCGACCATCTGTGGTTACCCGTGCTGGTGCTGTCGATCGGTGGCATCGGCGGAACGATCCGCATCCTGCGGGCCAACCTGCTCGACGAGCTGCGCAAGCCGTACGTCGTCACCGCTCGGTCCCGCGGGCTGTCCGAGCGCAGGCTGATCGCGAACTATCCCGTCCGCGTGGCCCTCAACCCGTTCATCGCCACGATCGGCTGGCTGATCCCGGCCCTCTTCGACGGCGAGGTGCTGGTCGCCACCGTTCTCGGACTCGAGACGACCGGGCCGTTGTTGCTGCGCTCATTGGAGAGCCAGGACATGTACCTCGCGGGCAGCATCATCTTCATCGCCTGCGTGCTGACCGTCATAGGCACGTTGATCTCAGACATCCTGCTGGCGTTGATCGACCCGCGGGTCCGGGCGGGAGTCATATGA
- a CDS encoding Hcp family type VI secretion system effector: MRRTLATVIAVALLTGSAGVVVGASAWRSQPAQAAPDAVAAAPDPCPNVAPFEATGTGANGYLFVPGIKGDSTLAKYPSWIVVNKLRTDVTGAGVTTCGAAAAPIALSKRMDRSSMPFVKAATLGTVLPTATFAFTKAGTQPFEYYRVTLTNVKVTSVSTQWKGDVPTELVKLSFTKICWSYTAQKADGSKEPTVQVCK, from the coding sequence ATGCGTCGTACTCTCGCCACCGTCATCGCGGTCGCGCTGCTCACCGGATCGGCCGGCGTCGTGGTCGGCGCCAGCGCCTGGCGTTCTCAGCCGGCCCAGGCCGCGCCCGATGCCGTCGCCGCCGCACCGGACCCGTGCCCGAACGTGGCCCCGTTCGAGGCGACCGGGACGGGCGCCAACGGCTACCTGTTCGTGCCTGGCATCAAGGGCGACTCCACGCTCGCGAAGTATCCGAGCTGGATCGTGGTCAACAAGCTCCGTACCGACGTCACCGGCGCGGGAGTCACGACCTGTGGAGCCGCCGCCGCGCCGATCGCGCTCAGCAAGCGGATGGACCGTTCGTCGATGCCGTTCGTCAAGGCGGCGACGCTGGGAACGGTGCTCCCGACCGCGACGTTCGCGTTCACCAAGGCCGGCACGCAGCCGTTCGAGTACTACCGCGTCACGCTGACGAACGTGAAGGTGACGAGCGTCAGCACGCAGTGGAAGGGCGACGTCCCGACCGAGCTTGTCAAGCTCTCGTTCACCAAGATCTGCTGGAGCTACACCGCTCAGAAGGCCGACGGGAGCAAGGAGCCGACCGTCCAGGTGTGTAAGTAG
- a CDS encoding ABC transporter permease, with protein sequence MSDPNIALHRSAEEGPPVTTEEHPPVLQSGGDKGDEINFAPQYKLVWWRFRKNKLAVIGLVLMAVIYLLAIFCEFLAPKVQDFNRATYSFAPPQGLHVAWDGGPHVYVNDWIGTPNAQLLTRDYVVNEDKRIYLRFFAKGDPYEMWGLFRSDIHFFGPVHANDAVYLFGADEQGRDLFSRIIYGTRISMSVGLIGVFLGLILGVMLGGISGYFGGTTDTLIQRGIEFFMSIPTLPLWLGLAAAIPPGLDPVKGYFLITLILSLISWTGLARVVRSRFMQIRGEDYVLAAELDGVPRMRIIRRHMVPAFTSHIIASLTLSIPGMILGETALSFLGFGLQAPVVSWGVLLNDAQNIRVLSFAPWLLLPGLVVVITVMALNFVGDGMRDAADPYES encoded by the coding sequence ATGAGCGACCCGAACATCGCGCTGCACCGGTCGGCCGAGGAGGGACCGCCGGTCACCACGGAGGAGCATCCGCCGGTCCTGCAGAGCGGCGGCGACAAGGGCGACGAGATCAACTTCGCGCCGCAGTACAAGCTCGTGTGGTGGCGGTTCCGCAAGAACAAGCTCGCGGTCATCGGCCTGGTCCTGATGGCTGTCATCTACCTGCTCGCGATCTTCTGCGAGTTCCTCGCGCCGAAGGTGCAGGACTTCAACCGCGCCACGTACTCCTTCGCGCCGCCGCAGGGGCTGCACGTGGCCTGGGACGGCGGCCCGCACGTGTACGTCAACGACTGGATAGGCACGCCGAACGCGCAGCTGCTCACCCGCGACTACGTGGTCAACGAGGACAAGCGCATCTACCTGCGCTTCTTCGCCAAGGGCGATCCGTACGAGATGTGGGGGCTGTTCCGTTCCGACATCCACTTCTTCGGTCCCGTGCACGCCAACGACGCGGTGTACCTGTTCGGCGCGGACGAACAGGGCCGCGACCTGTTCAGCCGGATCATCTACGGCACCAGAATCTCCATGTCCGTCGGCCTGATCGGCGTGTTCTTAGGCCTGATCCTCGGCGTGATGCTCGGCGGCATCTCCGGCTACTTCGGGGGAACGACCGACACCCTGATCCAGCGCGGCATCGAGTTCTTCATGTCGATCCCGACGCTCCCGCTCTGGCTCGGCCTCGCGGCGGCGATCCCACCAGGGCTCGATCCAGTGAAGGGGTACTTCCTCATCACGCTGATCCTGTCGCTGATCAGCTGGACCGGGCTCGCCCGCGTCGTCCGGAGCCGGTTCATGCAGATCCGCGGGGAGGACTACGTGCTCGCCGCCGAGCTCGACGGCGTCCCGCGGATGCGCATCATCCGCCGGCACATGGTCCCGGCGTTCACCAGCCACATCATCGCGTCGCTGACGCTGTCGATCCCGGGCATGATCCTCGGCGAGACCGCGCTGTCGTTCCTCGGCTTCGGCCTGCAGGCGCCGGTCGTCTCGTGGGGGGTTTTGCTCAACGATGCACAAAACATCCGGGTGTTGTCGTTCGCACCTTGGTTACTCTTGCCAGGATTGGTCGTCGTGATCACGGTGATGGCCTTGAACTTCGTGGGTGACGGCATGCGCGACGCCGCCGACCCGTACGAAAGCTGA
- a CDS encoding TetR/AcrR family transcriptional regulator, with product MPSGATLSDEVSGWLAGVAETRWTGEASPAPASPAEPEPAPVVEERPATGVARRRRRLSDTETAARMLAAGAKLVGRTGLTVSLEHLSLEDLIHAAGVARSAVYRRWPYKDLFFGDLLRELAASLSLPVELDAAAPQWRTYLALRATVAGLPDDALRSELRKLLAEVDQEFFAQLPGGEAEGLVLLGRALTGP from the coding sequence GTGCCTTCGGGGGCGACGTTGTCGGACGAGGTGTCGGGCTGGCTGGCGGGAGTCGCCGAGACGCGGTGGACGGGTGAGGCCTCGCCCGCGCCGGCTTCGCCGGCTGAGCCGGAGCCCGCGCCGGTGGTCGAGGAGCGGCCCGCGACCGGCGTGGCGAGGCGCCGCCGGCGGTTGTCGGACACGGAGACCGCGGCCCGGATGCTGGCCGCCGGTGCGAAGTTGGTCGGGCGTACGGGGCTGACCGTGAGCCTGGAGCACCTGAGTCTCGAGGACCTGATCCACGCCGCCGGAGTGGCCCGCAGCGCGGTCTATCGGCGGTGGCCGTACAAGGATCTGTTCTTCGGCGACCTCCTCCGAGAGCTCGCCGCCTCGCTCTCCCTACCGGTCGAGCTCGACGCGGCCGCCCCACAGTGGCGTACGTACCTCGCGCTCCGCGCCACCGTCGCCGGCCTCCCCGACGACGCGTTGCGCTCAGAGCTGCGGAAGCTCCTCGCAGAGGTCGATCAGGAGTTCTTCGCGCAACTCCCCGGCGGCGAAGCCGAAGGTCTCGTCCTCCTCGGCCGCGCCCTCACCGGGCCGTGA
- a CDS encoding STAS domain-containing protein, whose product MVRRIVQPEGARMGFKVAVSERPEGMLVQPVGRLVAGTAGLLHERVLAILSRSPRTVILAMDQVLELDAAGTSALVAINRRAGLMGTDLRFAEPRNEIALQIENEGLDRVFSMYPTIDAALKTEQVRKAG is encoded by the coding sequence ATGGTAAGGCGGATCGTCCAGCCGGAGGGGGCCCGAATGGGTTTTAAGGTCGCTGTGTCCGAGCGTCCCGAAGGGATGCTGGTCCAACCGGTGGGACGTTTGGTCGCCGGGACAGCCGGCCTGTTGCACGAACGAGTGTTGGCGATCTTGAGCAGATCCCCGCGCACCGTGATCCTCGCGATGGACCAGGTGCTCGAGCTCGACGCCGCCGGAACTTCCGCCCTCGTGGCGATCAACCGTCGCGCCGGCCTGATGGGCACGGACCTCCGTTTCGCCGAGCCACGCAACGAGATCGCTTTGCAGATCGAGAACGAGGGTCTCGACCGGGTGTTCTCGATGTACCCGACGATCGACGCCGCGCTGAAGACGGAGCAGGTACGCAAAGCAGGTTGA
- a CDS encoding ABC transporter ATP-binding protein: MAERVAEQVEEPPLLDVRGLKTHFHLDEGLVRAVDGVDLAVRPGETVCVVGESGCGKSITARSILQLVEEPGRIVEGEVLLRIDEDHQLFREQHKSRRDRDAIAAYRAAGTGQLDLARLDPKGSAIRQIRGKDVAMIFQEPMVSLSPVHTIGYQIVENIRTHEKVDKKDARDRAIEELRLVGIPRPEQRVDAYTFELSGGMRQRAMIAMALACRPRLLIADEPTTALDVTTQAQILELLQGLQEQLGMAVMFITHDLGVVAEIADRVTVMYLGIVAEECDVDDLFHDPRHPYTRALLRSVPTVGPRAHRRLATIRGIVPHPYNRPAGCPFHARCDSVMPGKCDVIVPPVVSGAERAVRCLLYDKPDDLLPAPTTRSA; this comes from the coding sequence ATGGCTGAACGGGTGGCTGAACAGGTGGAGGAGCCACCGCTGCTGGACGTGCGCGGCCTGAAGACGCACTTCCACCTCGACGAAGGACTCGTCCGAGCCGTCGACGGCGTCGACTTGGCCGTACGGCCTGGCGAAACCGTCTGCGTCGTGGGGGAGTCCGGCTGCGGCAAGAGCATCACCGCGCGGTCCATCCTGCAACTCGTCGAGGAGCCTGGCCGGATCGTCGAGGGCGAGGTGCTGCTGCGCATCGACGAGGACCACCAGCTGTTCCGCGAGCAGCACAAGTCGCGGCGCGACCGGGACGCGATCGCGGCCTATCGGGCGGCCGGTACCGGACAACTCGATCTCGCGCGCCTGGACCCGAAGGGCTCGGCGATCCGGCAGATCCGCGGCAAGGACGTCGCGATGATCTTCCAGGAGCCGATGGTGTCGCTGTCGCCGGTGCACACGATCGGGTACCAGATCGTCGAGAATATCCGTACCCACGAGAAGGTCGACAAGAAGGACGCGCGCGACCGCGCGATCGAGGAGCTGCGTCTGGTCGGCATCCCGCGGCCGGAGCAGCGGGTGGACGCGTACACGTTCGAGCTCTCCGGCGGCATGCGGCAGCGCGCGATGATCGCGATGGCGTTGGCCTGCCGGCCGCGGCTGCTGATCGCGGACGAGCCGACGACGGCTCTGGACGTGACGACGCAGGCGCAGATTCTCGAACTGCTGCAGGGCTTGCAGGAACAGCTCGGCATGGCGGTCATGTTCATCACCCACGACCTCGGCGTGGTCGCCGAGATCGCGGACCGGGTGACGGTGATGTACCTCGGCATCGTGGCGGAGGAGTGCGACGTCGACGACCTGTTCCACGACCCGCGGCACCCGTACACACGGGCGCTGCTCCGGTCGGTCCCGACGGTCGGGCCGCGGGCGCATCGGCGGCTCGCGACGATCCGCGGCATCGTTCCGCACCCGTACAACCGGCCCGCCGGCTGCCCGTTCCACGCGCGCTGTGACTCGGTGATGCCCGGCAAGTGCGACGTGATCGTGCCGCCGGTCGTCTCGGGCGCCGAACGAGCGGTGCGGTGCTTGCTGTACGACAAGCCCGACGACCTGCTTCCCGCGCCGACGACGAGGAGCGCCTGA
- a CDS encoding DUF1330 domain-containing protein, with protein MKAYGVARLRNVHLGPAIVEYLEKIDATLAPFGGTFIIHGDRPTKVEGDWAGDLIVIEFPNRQAAVDWYESPAYQAILKLRTENSDSDVIIVDGVDETHKATDVLQG; from the coding sequence ATGAAGGCCTACGGAGTCGCTCGCCTGCGCAACGTCCACCTGGGACCGGCGATCGTCGAGTACCTCGAGAAGATCGACGCGACCCTCGCCCCGTTCGGCGGCACGTTCATCATCCACGGCGACCGGCCGACCAAGGTGGAGGGGGACTGGGCCGGCGACCTCATCGTGATCGAGTTCCCCAACCGTCAAGCCGCGGTTGACTGGTACGAGTCGCCCGCCTACCAGGCGATTCTGAAGCTCCGCACCGAGAACTCCGACAGCGACGTGATCATCGTCGACGGCGTCGACGAGACCCACAAGGCCACCGACGTCCTCCAAGGCTGA
- a CDS encoding type VI secretion system tube protein Hcp yields MHKSLSVVAGFAAAVILAGGAGVVVGSGGWRPTPVNAAVPSVATPGVPCESDFPFAAGGSGFQLLAKLDGVVGPVTLAGHVGDFQISKLQSKAVSSIACGTGASGGGAGGGTGKPWFEDLVFTKPVDIATPKLIERVAVGTHSKTLKIAVRRNTDGHEPLRLVLSDVVVVSDSLQWMAGAPVEQVRVTATRYEWEVRPNVNGTGAVKFCFDVKTLTKC; encoded by the coding sequence ATGCACAAGTCCCTGTCCGTGGTCGCCGGCTTCGCGGCCGCGGTGATCCTCGCCGGCGGGGCCGGCGTGGTCGTCGGCTCGGGTGGCTGGCGGCCCACCCCGGTGAACGCCGCCGTTCCCTCGGTCGCGACGCCTGGCGTCCCGTGCGAGTCGGACTTCCCGTTCGCCGCCGGCGGGTCCGGCTTCCAGCTGCTCGCCAAGCTCGACGGCGTCGTGGGTCCGGTCACGCTCGCCGGCCATGTCGGCGACTTCCAGATCAGCAAGCTGCAGTCGAAGGCCGTCTCGAGCATCGCCTGCGGGACGGGCGCGTCCGGCGGCGGTGCGGGCGGAGGCACGGGCAAGCCGTGGTTCGAGGACCTCGTCTTCACCAAGCCCGTCGACATCGCCACCCCCAAGCTCATCGAGCGGGTCGCGGTCGGCACGCACAGCAAGACCCTCAAGATCGCCGTGCGCCGCAACACGGACGGGCACGAGCCGCTCCGGCTGGTGCTGAGCGACGTCGTCGTGGTCAGCGACAGCCTGCAGTGGATGGCCGGCGCTCCCGTCGAGCAGGTGCGCGTGACCGCCACGAGGTACGAGTGGGAGGTCCGTCCGAACGTCAACGGCACGGGCGCGGTCAAGTTCTGTTTCGACGTCAAGACACTGACGAAGTGCTAA
- a CDS encoding ABC transporter substrate-binding protein: MSKYSRRDLIKVGGGALVGGAVFSGCSFLETDPAKKGGNAPPASTATDAKESPMLAALVKAGELPPVQERLPKQPMVVKPLTEPGVYGGTMQRAQVDRNFSSNQYMTWAGLVEWTATVPAEVGPGLAHKWEVEDEGKTYVFHLRDGLKWSDGHPFTTDDLMYTYNDIYLNKEISPVFPTWLSSGGKPAKFVAVDKLTLRVEFETPHSLLLKFLCFMGTSSDLLQPKHYLEKFNPKHTDKATLAAAMKKAKVTKWQDLYGQQRNIWNYAGLPVLGPWMMEKPAGAGTSGTIARNPFYWKVDEQGRQLPYVDRAIFTILPAEPLGLRAANGQIDLAAWDIQSAVIPQLMQNEPTKPYRVLRWTPDGMFAAINLNQSHPDAVLRTLFQKVDFRAGLSHAINRDEINQALLAGQGRIQHPCAQPEDPYFEEGMGQRFIEYDVAKANEYLDKAGLTARDSNNMRLRPDGKPMKLIATTFLVGVGVDNVDMLEYVKRYWAAVGIDLAIKNIAQTLWYSSVGQGTHDILVYPPAGYLWDIDSLWYIPTNGLTYWAPRYGNWYGDPKGQFSAKPEGEIRQLQVLYDQLLQAPDDATRMDLGRQILRLHDKNVWIIGTVQPPFSPVVVSEDLVNVPEKGVASFRTHYEAAMNLPQVFFKNPDKHA; encoded by the coding sequence ATGTCCAAGTACTCGCGCAGGGATCTCATCAAGGTGGGCGGGGGCGCACTGGTGGGAGGAGCAGTCTTCAGCGGCTGCTCGTTCCTGGAGACCGATCCAGCGAAGAAGGGCGGCAACGCGCCGCCCGCGTCCACGGCGACGGACGCGAAGGAGTCGCCGATGCTGGCCGCACTGGTCAAGGCGGGCGAGCTCCCGCCGGTCCAGGAGCGCCTGCCGAAACAACCGATGGTCGTCAAGCCGCTCACCGAGCCTGGCGTGTACGGCGGCACGATGCAGCGGGCGCAGGTCGACCGCAACTTCTCCAGCAACCAGTACATGACCTGGGCTGGCCTGGTGGAGTGGACGGCGACCGTTCCCGCCGAGGTCGGTCCCGGCCTCGCGCACAAGTGGGAGGTCGAGGACGAGGGCAAGACGTACGTCTTCCACCTGCGCGACGGACTGAAGTGGTCGGACGGGCACCCGTTCACCACCGACGACCTGATGTACACCTACAACGACATCTACCTGAACAAGGAGATCAGCCCGGTCTTTCCGACCTGGTTGAGCTCCGGCGGCAAGCCGGCCAAGTTCGTCGCGGTCGACAAGCTGACGCTGCGCGTGGAGTTCGAGACGCCGCACAGCCTGCTGCTCAAGTTCCTCTGCTTCATGGGCACCTCGAGCGACCTGCTGCAGCCGAAGCACTACCTCGAGAAGTTCAACCCGAAGCACACCGACAAGGCCACCCTCGCCGCGGCGATGAAGAAGGCCAAGGTCACCAAGTGGCAGGACCTGTACGGGCAGCAGCGCAACATCTGGAACTACGCCGGCCTGCCGGTGCTCGGTCCCTGGATGATGGAGAAGCCGGCCGGCGCGGGCACCTCGGGCACGATCGCGCGCAACCCGTTCTACTGGAAGGTCGACGAGCAGGGGCGCCAGCTGCCGTACGTCGACCGCGCGATCTTCACGATCCTGCCCGCCGAGCCGCTCGGCCTGCGGGCTGCGAACGGCCAGATCGACCTCGCGGCGTGGGACATCCAGTCCGCCGTCATCCCGCAGCTGATGCAGAACGAGCCCACCAAGCCGTACCGCGTGCTGCGCTGGACGCCGGACGGCATGTTCGCCGCGATCAACCTCAACCAGAGCCACCCCGACGCGGTGCTGCGCACGCTGTTCCAGAAGGTCGACTTCCGCGCGGGCCTCAGCCACGCGATCAACCGGGACGAGATCAACCAGGCGCTGCTCGCCGGCCAGGGCCGGATCCAGCACCCCTGCGCGCAGCCCGAGGACCCGTACTTCGAAGAGGGCATGGGACAACGCTTCATCGAGTACGACGTGGCGAAGGCGAACGAGTACCTTGACAAGGCCGGCTTGACGGCGCGCGACAGCAACAACATGCGACTGCGCCCGGACGGCAAGCCGATGAAGTTGATCGCGACCACGTTCCTGGTCGGCGTCGGCGTCGACAACGTCGACATGCTCGAGTACGTGAAGCGCTACTGGGCCGCCGTCGGCATCGACCTGGCGATCAAGAACATCGCCCAGACTCTGTGGTACAGCTCGGTCGGCCAAGGGACACACGACATTCTCGTCTACCCGCCCGCTGGGTACCTGTGGGACATCGACTCGCTGTGGTACATCCCGACGAACGGGCTCACGTACTGGGCGCCGCGGTACGGCAACTGGTACGGCGATCCGAAGGGCCAGTTCTCGGCGAAGCCGGAAGGCGAGATCCGCCAGCTGCAGGTGCTGTACGACCAGCTGCTGCAGGCACCGGATGACGCCACCCGGATGGACCTCGGGCGCCAGATCCTCCGCCTGCACGACAAGAACGTGTGGATCATCGGGACGGTGCAGCCGCCGTTCAGCCCGGTCGTGGTGAGCGAAGACCTGGTCAACGTGCCGGAGAAGGGCGTGGCGAGCTTCCGTACGCACTACGAAGCCGCCATGAACCTGCCTCAGGTGTTCTTCAAGAACCCCGACAAGCACGCGTGA